The segment CCGGTGAAAAACGCTCCGAGCCGGTGTCGTCCATGCCCGGCGTGAACCGCCAGAGCATCGATGTGCTGCTGCGCACCGCGGAAGAAATGCTGGAACTCGGCATTCCGATGATTTCGCTGTTCCCGTACATCGAATCGGGCAAGACACCGCTCGCCGAAGCCGCCTACGATCCGGAAGGTCTGATTCCGTCCGCCGTGCGCGCGCTCAAGTCGCGTTTCCCCGAGCTGGGCGTGATGACCGACCTTGCTCTCGATACCTATACCTCGCATGGCCAGGACGGCATCATCGATGAGAGCGGTTATGTCCTCAACGACCTGACCACCGAGATCCTCGTCAAGCAGGGGCTGTGCCATGCCGAGGCGGGGGTCGACATGGTCGGACCCTCCGACATGATGGACGGCCGCATCGGCGCGATCCGCGAAGCGTTCGAAAACGCCGGGCTCATCCACACCCGGATTTTCGCGTACTCGGCGAAATACGCGTCGGCCTTCTACGGCCCCTTCCGCGAAGCGGTCGGTTCCGCCGCCAATCTTGGCAAGGCCGACAAGTACACCTACCAGATGGATCCGGCCAATATCGACGAAGCCGTGCAGGAAGTGGCGATGGACCTGGAGGAGGGGGCCGACATCGTGATGATCAAGCCGGGCATGCCTTACCTGGACGTGATCCGCCGCGTCAAGGACACCTTCCGCGTTCCGACCTACGCCTATCAGGTATCCGGCGAGTACGCGATGCTGCAGGCCGCGTTCCAGAACGGCTGGCTCAAGCGCGAGGCCTGTATCATGGAAAGCCTGCTCGCCTTCAAACGCGCGGGCGCCGATGGTATCCTCACCTACTTTGCCATGGACGCCGCCCGATTGATGAAAGAAGGCCGCGGCTACTACTGAGACATCCCCCGAGGTGAACCATGAACCATACTTATCTTGCCCACCTTGACGCCACGCTCGCCCAGATCCGCGCCGACGGCTTCGAAAAACCCGAGCGGGTGATCGCCGGCGCGCAAAGCGCCGACGTCGCGCTGGCGGGCGGCAAGCGCGTCCTGAACTTCTGCGCCAACAACTACCTGGGACTCGCCGACGACGCCCGCCTGGTTGAGGCCGCCAGGAAGGGACTCGACCAGTACGGTTACGGTTGCGCCTCGGTGCGTTTCATCTGCGGTACCCAGTCGGTGCACAAGGAGCTCGAGGGGGCCATTTCGGCCTTCCTCGGCACCGACGACACCATCCTCTACTCCAGCTGCTTCGACGCCAACGGCGGTGTGTTCGAGACGCTGCTCGGCGAAGAGGACGCGGTGATTTCCGATGAGCTGAACCACGCGTCCATCATCGACGGGGTGCGGCTGTGCAAGGCGCGCCGTTTCCGCTACAAGAACAACGACATGGCCGATCTGGAAGCCCAGCTCAAGGCGGCCGATGCCGCCGGCGCGCGCTTCAAGCTGGTGGTCACCGACGGAGTGTTTTCCATGGACGGCATCATCGCCGACCTGAAAACCCTGTGCGATGTGGCGGACCGCTACGGCGCGCTGGTCATGGTCGACGATTCGCACGCCGTCGGTTTCATCGGCGAAACCGGCGCGGGCACGCCAGAGCTGTGCGGTGTCGCCGATCGCGTGGATATCTACACCGGCACGCTGGGCAAGGCGCTGGGCGGCGCTTCGGGCGGGTATGTGTCTGGCCGCCGGCAGATCGTCGATCTGTTGCGCCAGCGCTCGCGCCCCTACCTGTTCTCGAACAGCCTCGCGCCTGCGATCACGGCGGCCAGTCTGGAAGTGTTCCGCATCCTCAAGGAAGACGGCGCCGAACTGCGCGCCCGTCTCAAACGCAACGCCGAGCACTTCCGCCGCGATATGGCCGCCGCCGGCTTTACGCTGGTGCCCGGCCAGCATCCGATCATTCCGGTCATGCTGGGCGACGCGCGTCTCGCCTCCGAGATGGCGGCCGCGCTGCTGGCCGAGGGGGTGTACGTGGTCGGTTTCTCCTTCCCGGTCGTTCCCAAGGGCAAGGCGCGCATCCGCACGCAGATGTCCGCCGCGCACACTCCGGAGCAAATCGACCGCACCGTGGCCGCCTTCATCCGGGTCGGCCGCGAGCTGGGTGTGATCAAGCACGCCTGAGCAACTGACGCATCCGACGATCACAATGACAACAGACCGGCGCCCCGAGGGAGCGCCGGCAGGAGACATGGCATGAAAGTGCTATCCAAACTGAAATCCGAGCGCGGCCTGTGGATGGCCGACGCGCCGGTGCCGGAAGTCGGCCCGAACGACCTGTTGATCCGCATCCGCAAAACGGCGATCTGCGGCACCGACATTCACATCTACAGCTGGGACGAGTGGGCGAAAAAAACCATTCCCGTGCCGATGCATGTCGGCCATGAGTACGTCGGCACCGTGGCCGGCATGGGCTCCGAAGTCCGCGGCTTCAAAATCGGCGACCGCGTATCCGGCGAAGGGCATATCACCTGCGGGCACTGCCGCAACTGCCGCGCCGGGCGCCGGCATCTGTGCCGCAACACCGTCGGCGTGGGGGTCAATCGCGAAGGCGCGTTCGCCGAGTATCTGGTGATCCCGGCTTTCAACGCCTTCCCCATTCCCGACGATATTTCCGATGATCTGGCGGCGATTTTCGATCCGTTCGGCAATGCGGTGCATACCGCGCTGTCCTTCAACCTGGTCGGCGAAGACGTGCTGATCACCGGCGCGGGTCCGATCGGCATCATGGCCGTGGCGATCGCCCGCCATGTCGGCGCGCGCCATGTGGTGATCACCGACGTGAACGACTACCGTCTGGATCTGGCGCGCAAGATGGGCGCGACCCGCGCGGTGAACGTCGCCCGCGAAGATCTGCGCGCGGTGATGGCGGAACTGGGCATGACCGAAGGCTTCGATGTCGGCCTGGAAATGTCCGGCAATCCCCAGGCGTTCCGCCAGATGCTCGACACCATGAACCATGGCGGCAAGGTGGCGCTGCTGGGCATTCCGCCGGCCGATACGTCGATCGACTGGAACCACGTGATTTTCAAGGGACTGGAGATCAAGGGCATCTACGGCCGCGAAATGTTCGAGACCTGGTACAAGATGGTTGCCCTGTTGCAATCCGGACTCGATATCTCGCCGATCATTACCCATCATTTCCCGGTCGATCGTTTCGAAGAGGGGTTCGAGGCGATGCTCTCGGGCCAGTCCGGCAAGGTCATTCTCGATTGGGCCGACGCGGCGGTCTGATCGCCCGGTCAAACGGAGCAAGCACGGAGCCGTACGGCGACTCCGTGTTTTTTGTTTATAAACCAGTTTTGATTATTCTTTTTGTATAAAAGATTGACCCGTTGATGGCAGTCAACGCCGGTCTCCCGGCTCCTCGTGAGAATGAGGCGGAAACAATAAGTGGGAACTGGGGACATGATTGCCGTTATCGGGGCCGGGATTTCCGGCCTGTCCTGCGCCTGGTGGTTGAAAGAGGCGGGACTGGATGTCGAAGTATTCGAAGCGGAGCCGCATTGCGGCGGTAAAGTGGATACGGTCAGCGATGTCGGCGCGTGTTTCGAAACCGGACCCAACACCTTGCTGTTGAATGCCGGACATCGCGAGTGGCTGACAAAACTCGATCTGACGGTGGTGCCGGCCAACGCGATCACCGGCAACCGCTTCATCCTGCGCAACGGGCGCTACCGCATGCTGCCCGCCGGTCCGGTCTCCTTCCTGTTCTCTCCTCTCTTTTCCGCGCGGGCCAAGTGGTGCCTGCTTCGCGAACCCTGGCGCCGGCCCGTCGCGCCGCCGCACGAAACGGTGGCGGATTTTTTCCGGCGACGGCTCAATGATGAGTGGGTGGACACATTGGTCAGTCCCTTTGTCGCCGGCATCTACGCGGGCAATCCCGACACTTTGCTGATGGAGGAGTGTCTTCCCTCCATGCAGCGGGCCGAGCAACGCTCGGGTTCGCTGGTCGGCGGCATGGCGTCGGCGCTGTGCTCCGGCGCGCTCAAACGCCGCGAGGCCTGTACGATCGAAGGGGGGCTCGCCGCCTTGCCAAGAGCGCTGTCGCGCGGCATGAACCTGCATGCCGCGGAGCGGGTCGAGCGCCTGGTTAGGCAGTCCAGCGGCTGGGGGATCGAAACCCGGCACGGCCTGTACCGGGCCGAAGAGGTCGTGCTGGCGGTGCCCGCACCCGAGGCATCCTGTTTGCTGAAAGACGCTTTCCCCGACCTTGCCGGAGCGCTGGACGCCATTGTGTATGCGCCCATGGCCGTTGTGATGTCGCTGGGGGCCCGCGCCGACATGACGCGGCCCATACGCGGATTCGGCGGGCTCAATCCGGTTCGCGAGTCGCCCTTCGCCGCCGGTCACCTGATGGCGGGCGACATGTTCGACGACCGCTGCTCCATCGACGACTATCTGATCGCGAGTTATGTGGGCGGCGAGCTCTTTCGCGACCGTTACGCGCTGTCCGACGCGGGCCTGCTCGATGCCTTGAACCGCGAGCTGGCCGCCTTGTTCGGCCTGACACGGGCGCCGCGCCGGCAGTGGCTGGTCCGTCATGAGGCGGCGTTGCCACAGGCCACGGCGGCGATGCCCGCGGTGCGCCGTCACCTGGCCGCCCTGGATGACACGGGGCTGCATGTGTGCGCCAACTGGCTTGGCGGGGTGTCGGTGCCGGACTGCCTGGACAAGGGCCGCGATCTCGCCGCGCGTTTTGTCCGGCGCTATCTGGCCCTCTGAAACAGGAGTCGGCTTTTCCCGCACCGCGTGAACCGGTAGAATCGATCTTTATTTCTTTATCTATCGATCAGCGGTCATGCTTACTTTCCAGGAAATCATCCTTACGCTGCAGAACTATTGGAACCGTCAGGGCTGCGCCTTGCTGCAACCTTACGATATGGAGATGGGCGCTGGTACTTCGCATACCGCCACTTTCCTGCGATCCATCGGACCCGAGCCGTGGAACGCGGCCTATGTCCAGCCCTCGCGTCGTCCGAAAGACGGCCGTTACGGCGAAAACCCCAACCGTCTGCAACACTATTACCAGTTCCAGGTCGTGCTCAAGCCGTCGCCGGACAATATCCAGGACCTGTACCTGGGGTCGCTGAAGGAACTGGGCATCGATCCGACCGTGCACGATATCCGCTTCGTCGAGGATGATTGGGAAAACCCGACCCTGGGCGCCTGGGGCCTGGGCTGGGAAGTCTGGCTCAACGGCATGGAAGTGACGCAGTTCACCTACTTCCAGCAGGTCGGCGGCCTCGATTGCAAGCCGGTGCTCGGCGAGATCACCTATGGTCTCGAGCGTCTGGCCATGTACCTGCAGGGCGTGGAGAACGTCTACGACCTGACCTGGACCGTGTACCCGAACGGCCAGAAGGTCAGCTACGGCGACGTGTTCCATCAGAACGAGGTCGAGCAGTCCCGCTACAACTTCGAACACTCCAACGTGCCGTTCCTGTTCGAGCAGTTCAACCATTTCGAGGCGGAGTCGCGCCGCCTGCTCGAGGCCGGGCTCGCGCTGCCGGGCTATGAAATGATCCTGAAAGCCGCCCACACTTTCAACATGCTCGATGCCCGCGGCGCGATCTCGGTGACCGAGCGCGCGGCCTACATCGGACGCATCCGCGCCCTGGCGCGCCAGGTGGCCCAGGCCTACCACGACTCCCGCGAGGCGCTCGGTTTCCCGATGTGCCGGAAGGACTGAACACCATGAAACGCAGGACCTTCGTCCCTTGCCTGACGCTGCTGGCGGGAACCGCCTTCGCCGCGCCGATGTCCGACTGGGTGGTCTACCAGCAGGGCAGCGCGCTGGAGCTGGCGGTCGACCGCAATGCCATCGGCCTCGACAAGGACGGTCTGGTCCGCTTCGTCAACCAGGAGCGGTTTGCCGAACGCCAGCATGACAAGGATCATGATGTGGACTTCCACATCCGCCGCGTCGAAGGGGTCGCCGACTGCAACAAGGCGACCTATGCCTTCACCAGCGTGTCGTTCTACAGCAAGAGCAACCGCCACGTCTGGTCGCAGATGTACCCGGTGCCCCGCTACGCCTGGCGCTGGGAGCCGGTCGTTTCCGGCTCCGTCGCCCATGCCATGATGCGCCAAGTCTGCACCCTGGCCCGATCCGCCCCCAAAACACGAACCGAATGAACATGAACGCCACTTTGCTGATTGAGCTTCTGACCGAGGAGCTGCCGCCCAAGGCCCTGTCGAAACTGGCCGACAGTTTCGCCTCCACCATTACCGACGAACTGAAAAAGCTGCAGTTCGCCGATGCCGCCGCCGAGCCGGCGATTTTCGCCAGCCCTCGGCGCCTGGCGGTATCCCTGCCCGGCGTGCTCGCCATTCAGCCCGAACAGCGCATCGTGCGCAAGGGACCGGCGGTGTCCGCCGGTATGAAGGATGGCCAGCCGACTCCCGCGCTCGCCGGTTTCGCCCGTTCCTGCGGCGTGGATGTTTCCGCTCTGACCACCCTGCACGACGGCAAGCAGGATGTGTACGCCTACTCGTCGGTCAAACCGGGCGAGACGCTGGATGCCGTGCTGGCCGGCATCGTCGCCACCGCCCTGAAAAAACTCCCGGCGCCCAAGATGATGCGCTGGGGCGACTCCGAGCACCAGTTCGTGCGACCCGTGCACGGCCTGATGATGCTGCACGGCGACCGCGTGGTCGAAGGCGGCGTGCTCGGCCTGTCGAGCGGCAGGACGACGCGCGGTCACCGCTTCCTGTCCTCCGGCGAGGTGACCGTGCCGGATGCCGGAAGCTACGCGCGCGTGCTCTTCGAGCAGGGCAAGGTGGTGGCGAGCTTCGCGGCCCGCCGTGAACTGATCGGCCGGCGTCTTGCCGAGGCCGCCGACAGGCTTGGCGCCCGCATCGCGGCCGACGATGCCCTGTTCGATGAGGTGGCCGGGCTTGTCGAGTGGCCCGTGGTGCTGGAGGCCGGCTTCGAGGAGGACTTCCTCAAAGTGCCCCAGGAGTGCCTGATCCTGACCATGCAGCAAAACCAGAAGTACTTCCCGCTGCTGGATGCCCGGGGCCGCCTGCTGAACCGTTTCCTGCTGGTGTCCAACCTGGAAGCCGGGGACCCGTCGCATATCGTGCGCGGCAACGAGCGCGTGCTTCGTGCCCGGCTGTCCGACGCGCGCTTCTTCTTCGAGCAGGACGGAAAGACCCGCCTCGAGGACCGTCTGCCGCGTCTTGGCGAGGTGGTCTACCACAACCGCATCGGTACGCAGCTGGAGCGCATCGGCCGTCTGGAGACCATCGCCGCGTCGATCGCCCGCGAACTGGGCTGCGACGAGGCGCTGGCGCGCCGCGCCGCGCGCCTTGCCAAGGCCGATCTGGTTTCCGATATGGTGGGCGAGTTCCCCGAACTGCAGGGCGTGATGGGCATGTACTATGCCCGCCACGATGGCGAAGCGGAGGAGGTGGCGCTGGCGATCGAAGGGCACTATCACCCGCGCTTCGCCGGCGACAGCCTGCCGGAGGGCCCGATCGCCACCGCCGTTTCGCTGGCGGACAAACTGGAAACCCTGGTGGGCATCTGGGGTATCGGCCTCGTGCCGACCGGCGACAAGGACCCGTTCGCGCTGCGCCGCGCCGCCCTCGGCGTGCTGCGCATGGCGCTGACCCTGCCGCTTGACCTGAAAACCCTGATCGGCGCGACGGCGGCGGCCTTCCCGGAAGGCAAGCTCTCCGCCACGGTGGGCGAAGAGGTGTTCGCGTTCTGCCTCGAGCGCCTGAAGCACTACCTGGCCGGCGACTACCAGGGCGACGAGATCGATGCCGTGCTGGCGCTCGTGCCGAGCCGCCTTGACGAGATCGGCGCGGTGCTCGACGCCGTGTCGGCGTTCAAGGCGCTGCCCGAAGCCTCGGCGCTCGCCGCGGCCAACAAGCGTGTCGGCAACATTCTGCGCAAGGCCGAAACCGAGCCGGGCAAGGTGGATGCCTCGCTGCTTTGCGAAGACGCGGAAAAGGCGCTCTTTGGCGCGGTCGACCGCGTCGCGCCGGACGTCGAGGCGCGCTTCGCGGCGCGCGACTTCGCCGGAGCCCTGTCCTTGCTCGCCACGCTCAAGGTGCCGGTCGACGCGTTCTTCGACGGCGTGATGGTGATGGCCGACGACGCGGCGGTCCGCGCCAACCGCATCGCGCTCTTGGCGCGTCTGGCGGGGCTTTTCAACCGGGTTGCCGACATTTCGCTCTTGGCGGATTGACAGGGAGGGCTGCCATGAAACTCGTCATTCTCGATCGCGACGGTGTGATCAACGAAGATCGCGACGACTTCGTGAAGAACACCACCGAGTGGGTGCCGATCGAACACAGTCTGGAAGCGATCGCCAACCTCACGCAATCGGGGTGGCGGGTCGTGGTGGCCACCAACCAGTCCGGTATCGCCCGCGGGCTGTTCGATGTGCACGCGCTCAATGCGATGCACGAGAAAATGCACCGCCTCGTCAACCAGGCCGGCGGCAGGATCGACGCCGTCGTGTTCTGCCCGCACAAGCCGGACGACGAATGCGAGTGCCGCAAGCCCCTGCCGGGCATGGTCAACGAGATCGCCGAGCGTTTCAACGCCCGCCTGGAAGGGCTGCCGCTGATCGGCGACAGCCTGCGCGATCTCGTGTCCATCGACGCGGTGGGCGGCCAGCCCATTCTGGTGCGCACCGGGAAAGGCGAGGCGACCCTCGCCAAGGGCGGTCTGCCGGACGGCAGCCTTGTGTTCAACGACCTGTTCGATGCGGCCGAGTACCTCATCGAATCGCGCCAATCCTCGTAAACGGAAAACCGCATGCTGTTGATCCGCAACCTGTTGTACTGGCTCGTGGTGGTGTTCATCACGCCGGTCTTTTTCGTGCTGCTGATGATTTCGCTGCCCTTGCCGCGCCGCCGGCGGCATATCTTCGGTGTGACCTGGGCGATGACCCTGCTGTGGACGCTCGAGCACGTGGTCGGGCTCAAATGGCGCGTGATCGGCGCGGAGAACATTCCCGACACGCCGTCGGTGATCTGCTCCAAGCACCAGTCCGGTTGGGAGACCTTCGCCCTCCAGAAAATCTTCCCCTACCAAATCTATGTCGCCAAGCGCGAATTGTTGTGGATTCCGCTGTTCGGCTGGGGCCTTGCCGCGATGAATCCGATCACCATCAATCGCAGTGATCGGGCACGTTCGAACCAGCAGATCATCGAACAGGGTCGCGAGCGCCTATCGCACGGTTTCTGGATCACGGTGTTTCCGGAAGGGACGCGCGTGCCCCCGGGGGTGCCGGGCAAATACAAGCTGGGCGCCGCGCGCATCGCCACCACGCTCGGCATGCCGCTGGTTCCGGTGGCCCACAATGCCGGTGAATTCTGGGCGCGCAACGCGTTTCTCAAGCATCCCGGCCTGATCACCGTGGTGGTCGGCAAGCCGATCCTGCCGGTCGACGGCGCGACGCCCGAGAGCATGATGGCCGAGGCCTCGGCATGGATCGAGGCCCGCCAGAGCGAGATCGGCGGCACCGGTCCCAATGCGCATCCCGGGCAGAAGCGGGTCCACAGTGAAGACACTCGCGCTGCCTGACGCGAATCTGGCCGTCACGGTGATTCGCCGCCCGCGTAAAAGCATCGGCTTGCGGGTGACGGCAGAAGGGGTCGAATTGATCGCGCATCCGCGCGTATCGAGCGAAACCCTGCAGGAAATATTGCTGACAAAGCGTGATTGGATACTCAAGCACCATGCCCGTTTACTGGAGCAGCGGGCAAATGCTGACACCGATCGGCGAAATGTGACGATTGTCGGGGAACCCCTGCCAATTGTTCAAGTCGAAGGAATACGCCGTATCGCCAGAAGGCTGCCGGACCGCATAGAAATCGCGGGAGCCGCCGATGGCGATGCCCTGCGGGACGCGGTATCCCGTCTGCTCAGGCGCGAAGCCGCGCTGCTGTTTCCGGCGCGGCTGGCGCGTTTTGTTCCGGTCCTCAAACGCCAGCCCGGCCGGCTGTTGCTGTCCTCGGCCCGTTCCCGTTGGGGCAGCTGCTCGGCCGCCGGGGCGGTGCGCCTGAACTGGCGCCTGATCCAGGCGCCCCTGCCGGTGCTGGACTATGTGCTGGCCCATGAATTGGCCCACCTGGTGCACATGAACCATTCGCCCGCTTTCTGGGAGGAGACCGCCCGCCTGTGTCCCGATTGGCGGGATCGGCGGCGCTGGCTCAAGGATCATGGAAGCGGGCTGTTCGATTTTGGATGACGGGTCGCGGCCTGTCGAAACCTGGAGAAAATCATGCGTCTTTTGCATACCATGCTGCGAGTCGGCAACCTTGAACGTTCCCTGGCCTTCTATACCGAGGTGATGGGCATGCGGCTTCTGCGCCGCAACGATTTTCCAGAGGGACGCTTCACGCTGGCGTTTGTCGGCTACGGCGATGAAGAAGACAACACGGTGATCGAGTTGACCCACAACTGGGATACCGAAAGCTATGACCTGGGCAATGGCTTCGGCCATCTGGCCGTCGAGGTTCCCGATGCCCATGCCGCCTGTGAGGCGGTGCGCGCCAAGGGCGGCAAGGTGGTGCGCGAAGCCGGTCCGATGAAACATGGCACCACGGTCATCGCTTTCGTCGAGGATCCGGACGGTTACAAGATCGAATTCATCCAGCGCGGTACCCGGTAATCCGGTTCAGTTTTCGACCAGGCCGGTACTCCCGGCCTTTTTTATTGTGGGTTAATGATGAGCGTATCCCGTATTCCTGTTGCATGGGGGGCTGGCTTGTTGGCCTGTCTCCCCGTCTCGGCGCTGGCTTCCGCGCCCGGTGGTCCGGACCTGAGCCTGGCCTGGGTCGTGCCGTTCGCCGGCATTCTGTTGTCCATCGCGCTGTTTCCGATTTTCGCGGAATCGGTCTGGCACCACCACGCCGGCAAAGTCGTCGCCGGCTGGACGGCCCTGTTTCTGCTGCCCTACGGCCTGTACTTCGGCCTCGCGTCGGCCGCCCACCTCGTGGCGCATGCCATGCTGGCCGAATACCTGCCGTTCATCATTCTGCTGCTGACGCTTTACACGGTGTCCGGAGGCGTGCTGGTGGAGGGCAATCTGCACGGATCGCCCGCGCTCAATACCGGCCTGCTGGCGCTCGGCACCCTGCTGGCTTCCGTGATGGGCACCACCGGCGCCGCCATGCTCTTGATCCGGCCGTTGCTGCGCGCCAACGACAACCGCCGCCACAGGGTGCATGTCGTGGTGTTCTTCATTTTCCTGGTGGCCAATGTCGGTGGCGGCCTGACCCCGCTGGGCGACCCGCCGCTGTTTCTCGGGTTTCTCAACGGTGTGAGCTTTGGTTGGACCTTCCTGCACATGATCACGCCCGTCGCGATCGCCGCCGCTGTCTTGCTGGCGCTGTTCTATGTGCTGGACAGCTGGTGGTACCGCAAGGAAGGCGTGGAGCCCGTCGACCCGACCCCGGATTCGCCCTTGCGCTTTCGCGGCCTGTTCAACCTCGTTCTGCTGGGATTGGCGGTGGGCGCCGTGCTGCTGTCCGGTTTCTGGAAGCCGGGGATCCGTTACGAGGTGCTGGGTACGCCGATCGAGCTGCAGAACGTCACCCGCGATGTGTTGCTGCTGGCCATCGCCGGTTTGTCCTTATGGCTGACGCCGCGGGCCATCCGCGAGGGAAACCGCTTCAACTGGGGGCCGATCGAAGAGGTCGCCGTGCTGTTCGCGGGGATTTTCATTACCATCGCGCCGGCTATCGCCATTTTGCGCTTGGGCGAGGCGGGGCATTTCGCCGACGTGCTGCGCATGGTCAGCCGCCCGGACGGTACACCGATCGATTCCATGTACTTCTGGATGACGGGGCTGTTGTCGAGCTTCCTCGATAATGCGCCGACCTATCTGGTGTTCTTCAACCTGGCCGCCGGCGATGCCCATACCCTGATGGGGCCGATGGCGAGCACACTGCAGGCCATTTCCATGGGGGCGGTGTTCATGGGGGCGAACACCTACATCGGCAATGCGCCGAACTTCATGGTGAAGGCCATTGCCGAGGAGCGCGGTGTCGCGATGCCGAGCTTTTTCGCCTATATGGCCTGGTCGATGGCGATTCTGCTGCCGCTGTTTGTCCTGCTGACCCTGCTGATGTTCTGAGCCGTGCGGCGGGGCTTCTTCTTGAGGCTCCGCCGTTTCCGGCGTAAGCTAGCCGGTTTGTCGTTTTCTGGTTTGGCATCGATCATGCATATCCACATCCTGGGCATTTGCGGTACCTTCATGGGCGGTATCGCCGCCATCGCGAAAGAAGCCGGCCACACGGTCACCGGTTGCGACGCCAATGTTTACCCTCCCATGAGTACCCAGCTTGAGGCGATGGGCATCGGCCTGATTCCCGGTTTCGATCCTTCCCAGGTGTCGATCGGCGCGGACCTGTTCGTCATCGGCAACGTGGTGAGCCGCGGCAACCCACTGATGGAAACCATTCTCGACCTGGGGCTGCCGTATTGCTCCGGCCCGCAGTGGCTCGCCGAGAACGTACTGGCTGGCAAATGGGTGCTCGCCGTGGCGGGAACGCACGGCAAGACCACCACCAGTTCCATGCTGGCCTGGATTCTCGAGGATGCCGGATTGGCTCCTGGCTTCCTGATCGGCGGCATTCCGGCCAATTTCGGCGTGTCGGCGCGTCTGCCGGGGCGTCCCGCGCAAGATACGGCCAGTGTCAGCCCGTTCTTCGTCATCGAGGCCGATGAATACGACACGGCCTTCTTCGACAAGCGTTCCAAATTCGTTCACTACCATCCCCGCACGGCTGTTCTCAACAACCTCGAATACGACCACGCGGACATCTTCCCGGATCTTGCGGCGATCGAAACCCAGTTCCACCATCTGGTGCGCACCGTGCCGCGCAACGGCCGCCTGATCGCCAACGGCCGCGAGGCCAGCCTCGATCGCGTGCTCGAGCGGGGGGCCTGGACGCCGGTCGAACGTTTTGGCGGACCGGACGGCTGGCGGGTCGGCGACGCCGATGCGGACGGCGCGTTCGATGTGTATCTGGATGGCAAGCTCGAGGCGCGTGTCGAATGGCCACTGATCGGCGAGCACAATCGCCTCAATGCCCTGGCGGCGATCGCGGCGGCGCGGCATGTGGGTGTCACGCCCCGGCAGTCCGCCGAGGCGCTGTCGCGTTTTCTGAGTGTCAAGCGGCGCATGGAAGTGCGTGGCGTGGTGAATGGCGTGACGGTTTACGATGATTTCGCCCACCATCCGACCGCGATCACGACGACGGTAGAGGGTTTGCGCCAGAAAATCGGCGCGGCGCGCATTCTCGCGGTGCTCGAACCTCGCTCCAACACCATGAAGCTCGGCGCCATGAAGGAGGCGCTGGCGCCGTCGCTGGCTCGGGCCGACAAGGTGTTCTGCGCGGCGCACAATCTGAACTGGAATCCGGCCGAAGCGCTCGCGCCGCTGGGCGACAAGGCCGCGACGTTCGGGGCGTTCGCCGATCTGGTCGATGCCATCATCGCCGAAGCGCGCCCCGGCGACCACATCCTGGTGATGAGCAACGGCGGCTTCAACGGCATCCACGCCAAGCTGCTCGAGCGGCTGGCCCAAGCCGGGTAAATCGGCGGCCCGTTTGGCGCGTCAGCGATCGACGATGGCGCGCCGGTGACGCCGGAACACCCACTTTTCCCACATGGGACGGGTAATCTCGCCCAGTCCCTCGCGAATGTCCGCCACCAGGTTGTAGTGACCGTCCGCCGCGCGCGCGCAGCGGGTCACCACCCCCGGCAGTGCCAGGCGCAGGGCGGAGTCGGGATTGGGGTACAGGGTGAGGAGCACCGCGTCGCCAGCCTTCAGGGGCGCCGCCTGGCTCCAGGACAGCGCTTCCAGCCCGACCCGGCATGGTGTCAGCGGCGGCCGCTCGGTGTGGCGGTTCCGGAGGCTGACTTCCAGCGCCAGATCCAGCTTGGCTTCGAGTCTCAGAAG is part of the Paludibacterium paludis genome and harbors:
- a CDS encoding M48 family metallopeptidase: MKTLALPDANLAVTVIRRPRKSIGLRVTAEGVELIAHPRVSSETLQEILLTKRDWILKHHARLLEQRANADTDRRNVTIVGEPLPIVQVEGIRRIARRLPDRIEIAGAADGDALRDAVSRLLRREAALLFPARLARFVPVLKRQPGRLLLSSARSRWGSCSAAGAVRLNWRLIQAPLPVLDYVLAHELAHLVHMNHSPAFWEETARLCPDWRDRRRWLKDHGSGLFDFG
- a CDS encoding lysophospholipid acyltransferase family protein: MLLIRNLLYWLVVVFITPVFFVLLMISLPLPRRRRHIFGVTWAMTLLWTLEHVVGLKWRVIGAENIPDTPSVICSKHQSGWETFALQKIFPYQIYVAKRELLWIPLFGWGLAAMNPITINRSDRARSNQQIIEQGRERLSHGFWITVFPEGTRVPPGVPGKYKLGAARIATTLGMPLVPVAHNAGEFWARNAFLKHPGLITVVVGKPILPVDGATPESMMAEASAWIEARQSEIGGTGPNAHPGQKRVHSEDTRAA
- a CDS encoding surface-adhesin E family protein — its product is MKRRTFVPCLTLLAGTAFAAPMSDWVVYQQGSALELAVDRNAIGLDKDGLVRFVNQERFAERQHDKDHDVDFHIRRVEGVADCNKATYAFTSVSFYSKSNRHVWSQMYPVPRYAWRWEPVVSGSVAHAMMRQVCTLARSAPKTRTE
- the gmhB gene encoding D-glycero-beta-D-manno-heptose 1,7-bisphosphate 7-phosphatase, with translation MKLVILDRDGVINEDRDDFVKNTTEWVPIEHSLEAIANLTQSGWRVVVATNQSGIARGLFDVHALNAMHEKMHRLVNQAGGRIDAVVFCPHKPDDECECRKPLPGMVNEIAERFNARLEGLPLIGDSLRDLVSIDAVGGQPILVRTGKGEATLAKGGLPDGSLVFNDLFDAAEYLIESRQSS
- the glyS gene encoding glycine--tRNA ligase subunit beta, whose translation is MNATLLIELLTEELPPKALSKLADSFASTITDELKKLQFADAAAEPAIFASPRRLAVSLPGVLAIQPEQRIVRKGPAVSAGMKDGQPTPALAGFARSCGVDVSALTTLHDGKQDVYAYSSVKPGETLDAVLAGIVATALKKLPAPKMMRWGDSEHQFVRPVHGLMMLHGDRVVEGGVLGLSSGRTTRGHRFLSSGEVTVPDAGSYARVLFEQGKVVASFAARRELIGRRLAEAADRLGARIAADDALFDEVAGLVEWPVVLEAGFEEDFLKVPQECLILTMQQNQKYFPLLDARGRLLNRFLLVSNLEAGDPSHIVRGNERVLRARLSDARFFFEQDGKTRLEDRLPRLGEVVYHNRIGTQLERIGRLETIAASIARELGCDEALARRAARLAKADLVSDMVGEFPELQGVMGMYYARHDGEAEEVALAIEGHYHPRFAGDSLPEGPIATAVSLADKLETLVGIWGIGLVPTGDKDPFALRRAALGVLRMALTLPLDLKTLIGATAAAFPEGKLSATVGEEVFAFCLERLKHYLAGDYQGDEIDAVLALVPSRLDEIGAVLDAVSAFKALPEASALAAANKRVGNILRKAETEPGKVDASLLCEDAEKALFGAVDRVAPDVEARFAARDFAGALSLLATLKVPVDAFFDGVMVMADDAAVRANRIALLARLAGLFNRVADISLLAD
- the gloA gene encoding lactoylglutathione lyase, with protein sequence MRLLHTMLRVGNLERSLAFYTEVMGMRLLRRNDFPEGRFTLAFVGYGDEEDNTVIELTHNWDTESYDLGNGFGHLAVEVPDAHAACEAVRAKGGKVVREAGPMKHGTTVIAFVEDPDGYKIEFIQRGTR